The Burkholderiales bacterium genome segment CTCGATGGGCAGTGTGCGACGGTCATCGGCCAGGGGATGGATCACCACCATGGTATCCTTGCGGGCTTCGACGATCTCGTCGAGATAACAGATCGCGCCGCTGCGCACCGCGCGCGTCAGGGGCCCATCCACCCAGGTGGTTTCACCCCCCTTGACGAGAAAGCGGCCGACCAGGTCCGATGCGGTGAGATCGTCGTGGCAGGAAACGGTGATGAGGGGCCGCTTCAGGCGCCAGGCCATGTATTCCATGAAACGGGTTTTGCCGCAGCCGGTGGGGCCCTTGAGGAGAACGGGCAGGCGGTTGCGGTAGGCGGCCTCGAAAACGGCGATCTCGTCCCCCGTGGGCTCGTAATACGGCTCACGTTCAATATAGTGGGCTTCCGTATCCAGGATGCGTGCGTTCATGCGTGAAAGTCAGAAATGGCGGTTCGCCGCGAGTCGGTGCACCGGCCGGAGCCCACAACGGGACGGCTGCGCCGCGGGCACGGGGAGGGAGGCGCTTTTCTAATCCGAGGCGTGCTGATATTTGTCCTCCAGCTCGTCGAGGCGCACGCCCTCCACGGGCCCGATCTTTTGCACGATCTCGTCCAGAATGCGCTCCCGCTCCCGTTTGCGCGCCAGGCGTTTTTCCAGGGCATCGGGACGGATGGGGATGCTCATCTCGTTGAACATCACCTGGCGCAGCAGGCGGAAACCGAATTGCATGAGGGCAACGTCATCGGTCTTGATTTTCTCCCGCGTCTCCGGCTCCACGTCGTAGAGATCATTGAACTGGTCGGAGGTAACGAATTCGCGGAACTGGTCGAGATCGTAACAGGTCATGAAAAAGAGCTGGAGGCTCCGCTTGCTCGGTTTGCCGACGGTGGGCCCGGCGGATTTCTTTTTCAGGATGAGCTGCCGCCAGCCCCGGCTCAGTTCATCGTATTCCTCGAGTCCCTGCTCTTTGCGGTATTCGGCGATGGTCAAACGGCGCGGCTCCTGGTGGCCGAGGCAGTGCTCCTCCTTGACCAGCGCATAGGCTTCCCGGTCGAAATTTTCCCCTTGCCGACGGATGGACAACAGGCCCAGGGGATAGTACCGGCAGGCCGTCGGCCGATCCTCATAGACGCTGCAACCTTCTTCGGTCATGAAGCGGCAGGCCGTGCCACCCTCCACCGGCTTGAGCTTGACGCCGGCGATGCCGTCCTTCTCCATTTCGTAGGGGACGGTGTAGGTGGTGAGGAACTCCCCGGAAGTCAGGTTGAGGCGTTTTTTCAGGCGCAGAATGTCGTAGGGCGTGAGGGAGATGTCGATGTTCCTGCAGCAGGCATTGAAACAGGCGATTTCCTTGTGGCAGCGGAACTGAATGACCGTCGTGGGCTCCAAAAGCTGCGGCACGACCGGACTTTGGGGGAAGGGGGAATCCTTGATCTCGAATTTGTCCATGGCACGACCTCTCTGACAGACAGCACCGGCTCCGGCGTGACAGCCGAACCCAAGTCACATTCATAACACGCCTTGGCGCCGGACAAAAGCCTGCCGGCGACAGTGTTTTCCGCCGGCTCCAAACAAAACCGGGCGCCTTGCGGCGCCCGGCCTTGCTTTGCCGACTGTCGCAAACCGCTCAGTGGGCCGCGGTCTTGAACAGCTTGGACTTGTCAACCAGGTCGTAGTGCTGACGCTTGAACACCGTCCACTGCTTGGTGTTCTTGTCATAGACCGAGTTGACGAAGCACTTCCAGTTTTTCTCGTCGATGAAGTTCTTGTCGGCCCGGTAGTAGAAGCCCGGATAACGGGTCTCTTCACGGAACTGGATGTGCTTCATGTGCGCTTCCGCGGTGAGGATGCGGTGGTAGTTCTCCCAGGCACGCAGCAGCTCGTGCAGGTCCTTGGCACGCATCTTTTCCGCGTCTTCCTTCAACATCTGCAGCTTCTCTTCCGCCACCTTGAGCATGTGGGCATTGGTGGTGTAGTAGGTGGACACCCCGGCTACATACTCGTCCATGATTTTCTGCAGACGGAACTGCAGCATCTTGGGCGTGATGTAGTGCGGGTTGACGTCGATGGCGGTGGTGTAGTCCTTGTACTGCAGGAAGTTGCGCACCGGTTTGTAGATCTCCTCCACGAGCTGTTCCACCGGCGTGTCCAGCTCGGGTTTGAGGTCCTTGTGGTCGATGCAGTACTTGACCATGGCCTTGGCGGCGATACGCCCTTCGGCATGGGAGCCGGAGGAGAACTTGTGACCGGAGGCGCCCACACCGTCGCCGGCCGTGAACAGGCCCTTGACCGTCGTCATGGAGCGGTAGCCCCAATGCCAGCCCTGGGGCAGATGGGCCGGGATCTTGTCCTTCTCGGGGTGATCTTCCGTGGTGGGCGCGCCCACATCCTCGGGACCGGACACCCAGATGCCGCAGCAACCGGAGTGGGAACCCAGCAGATACGGCTCAGTGGGCATGAGCTCGGAATTTTTCTTCTCCGGCTCGATGTTCTCACCCACCCAGATGCCGCACTGACCGACACACATGTCGAGGAAGTCCTCCCACGCTTCCGCCTCGAGGTGCTTGACCTCGCGCGGGGAGAGGGTTTCCTTGAGCTTGGCCAGCGCCGTCACGGTGTCCATGTAGATGGGCCCGCGGCCTTCCTTCATCTCCTTGAGCATGAGGTGGTTGCGCAGGCAGGAGGCGGGCACCGATGCCTGGCCGTAGGGCGGATACTCGTTGAGGAGTTCCTTGTTCTTCTCCATGTAAACTTCGCCCAAGGCGTTGACCGCCTTGGCTTTGAAGAGGAGGAACCAGGCCCCCACCGGACCGTAGCCGTCCTTGAAGCGGGCCGGCACGAAGCGGTTTTCCATCATGGTCAGTTCGGCGCCGGCTTCCGCGGCCATGGCGTAGGTGGAGCCGGCATTCCACACCGGGTACCAGGCACGGCCGGTGCCTTCACCCACGGAACGCGGACGGAAGATGTTGACCGCGCCACCGGCGGCGAGCAGGATCGCCTTCGCCTTGTACACATAGACCTTGTGCTCGCGCACGGAGAAGCCCACGGCCCCGGCGATGCGATTCTTGTCGTTCTTGTCGTTGACCAGTTTGACGATGAACACACGCTCCTGGATGCGGTCCATGCCCAGGGCTTTTTTCGCTGCTTCGGCGACGATCCATTTGTAGGATTCGCCGTTGATCATGATCTGCCACTTGCCGGAACGCACCGGCTTGCCACCATCCTTGAGGGCGGGCAAGCCTTTGGAGCCGTCGTGGCGCTCACCATTTTCGTCCACCTTCCAGATCGGCAGGCCCCACTCCTCGAAGAGGTGCACGGACTCGTCCACGTGACGGCCCAGGTCATAGGCGAGGTCGTCGCGGGTGATGCCCATCAGGTCGTTGGAGACCATGCGCGCATAGTCCGCGGGGTCCTGCTCCGGGCCAATGTAGGTGTTGATGGCGGACAGACCCTGGGCGACGGCGCCGGAACGGTCGAGGGCGGCCTTGTCCACCAGCTTGATCTTGAGGTCGATGCCCAGTTCGGCCTTTGCCGCTTCTGCCCAGCGCACCACCTCATAGGCGGCGCCACAGCAGGCCATACCACCGCCGATGAGAAGGATGTCCACTTCTTCCTGGACGATTTCGGGATTGCCAAATTCACCAGCCATTGTTCTGTCTCCTTGCTGCGGTTCAGCGGTGCACGCGGCCCGCTCCCTCCCGCAAAATCATCGATTTACCGGGTTGCCTGAAAAATCATTTGCGGATCAGCTCGGCCGGATTGCCGGCGCGGAAGCCCCCAACGGACACGAAGAAGCCGGGCTTCGTGATGTCCGCGAG includes the following:
- the aprA gene encoding adenylyl-sulfate reductase subunit alpha, which translates into the protein MAGEFGNPEIVQEEVDILLIGGGMACCGAAYEVVRWAEAAKAELGIDLKIKLVDKAALDRSGAVAQGLSAINTYIGPEQDPADYARMVSNDLMGITRDDLAYDLGRHVDESVHLFEEWGLPIWKVDENGERHDGSKGLPALKDGGKPVRSGKWQIMINGESYKWIVAEAAKKALGMDRIQERVFIVKLVNDKNDKNRIAGAVGFSVREHKVYVYKAKAILLAAGGAVNIFRPRSVGEGTGRAWYPVWNAGSTYAMAAEAGAELTMMENRFVPARFKDGYGPVGAWFLLFKAKAVNALGEVYMEKNKELLNEYPPYGQASVPASCLRNHLMLKEMKEGRGPIYMDTVTALAKLKETLSPREVKHLEAEAWEDFLDMCVGQCGIWVGENIEPEKKNSELMPTEPYLLGSHSGCCGIWVSGPEDVGAPTTEDHPEKDKIPAHLPQGWHWGYRSMTTVKGLFTAGDGVGASGHKFSSGSHAEGRIAAKAMVKYCIDHKDLKPELDTPVEQLVEEIYKPVRNFLQYKDYTTAIDVNPHYITPKMLQFRLQKIMDEYVAGVSTYYTTNAHMLKVAEEKLQMLKEDAEKMRAKDLHELLRAWENYHRILTAEAHMKHIQFREETRYPGFYYRADKNFIDEKNWKCFVNSVYDKNTKQWTVFKRQHYDLVDKSKLFKTAAH
- a CDS encoding CbbQ/NirQ/NorQ/GpvN family protein, whose product is MNARILDTEAHYIEREPYYEPTGDEIAVFEAAYRNRLPVLLKGPTGCGKTRFMEYMAWRLKRPLITVSCHDDLTASDLVGRFLVKGGETTWVDGPLTRAVRSGAICYLDEIVEARKDTMVVIHPLADDRRTLPIEKLGQLIEADERFCLAVSYNPGYQSVLKDLKQSTRQRFVALEFSYPAPELERKIVITEAGVDAETAEKLVKFAHMTRNLKGSGLEEGASTRLLVHAAKLIASGIAPTTACRTAIAEALTDDPEMLAAVQELSSSLF
- a CDS encoding YkgJ family cysteine cluster protein translates to MDKFEIKDSPFPQSPVVPQLLEPTTVIQFRCHKEIACFNACCRNIDISLTPYDILRLKKRLNLTSGEFLTTYTVPYEMEKDGIAGVKLKPVEGGTACRFMTEEGCSVYEDRPTACRYYPLGLLSIRRQGENFDREAYALVKEEHCLGHQEPRRLTIAEYRKEQGLEEYDELSRGWRQLILKKKSAGPTVGKPSKRSLQLFFMTCYDLDQFREFVTSDQFNDLYDVEPETREKIKTDDVALMQFGFRLLRQVMFNEMSIPIRPDALEKRLARKRERERILDEIVQKIGPVEGVRLDELEDKYQHASD